A window from Aliamphritea hakodatensis encodes these proteins:
- the argE gene encoding acetylornithine deacetylase — translation MRQSTLAHLAKLVSFKTISADSNIELINYINHVLEEHGVVGTVVPNSDGTKANLYATVGPLVSGGVALSGHSDVVPVQGQKWSTDPFALSKQGARLYGRGTCDMKGFIAVCLSMLPDMLRADLKRPIHLVISYDEETTCQGVVSAIQDMKLKLPPIKAVIIGEPTNMQPVTAHKGAYGYIFKVTGVAAHSSLPHLGVSAVSLASQLICWLDGLIIKNKLNAEPGPFIPNYSSGHVGLINGGNACNILADSCEFHWDLRTLPQDNYHDFLKVLDHKIDQIIKQADNIVPGSRIEYREDYGVPGLIDNIDSDAELLACRLSEISQPNVASFSSEAGVFQSAGLSCALLGPGSIEQAHIADEFIEIEQLSACEALLGRLIIEQCQNDSD, via the coding sequence ATGAGGCAAAGTACACTAGCCCATTTAGCAAAGTTGGTTAGCTTTAAAACCATTTCAGCAGATTCAAACATTGAATTGATTAATTACATCAACCACGTTCTTGAAGAGCATGGAGTTGTTGGAACTGTAGTACCTAATAGTGATGGTACGAAAGCAAATTTATACGCCACTGTTGGTCCTTTAGTTAGTGGTGGAGTTGCTTTGTCAGGACACAGTGATGTGGTGCCTGTTCAAGGTCAAAAATGGTCTACTGATCCGTTTGCTTTAAGTAAACAAGGAGCACGGTTATATGGCCGGGGCACTTGTGATATGAAGGGATTCATTGCGGTTTGCTTAAGCATGTTGCCAGATATGCTCAGGGCAGATCTAAAAAGACCAATCCATTTAGTAATTTCATATGATGAAGAAACTACTTGCCAGGGGGTTGTCTCCGCTATTCAGGATATGAAATTAAAATTGCCACCAATCAAGGCCGTAATAATTGGAGAACCCACCAATATGCAGCCAGTCACTGCTCACAAAGGAGCTTACGGTTATATTTTTAAAGTAACAGGTGTTGCTGCTCACTCAAGTTTACCGCATCTGGGCGTTAGCGCTGTTTCATTAGCCAGCCAATTAATCTGCTGGTTAGATGGTTTAATTATAAAAAACAAACTAAATGCTGAACCAGGCCCCTTCATTCCAAATTACAGTAGTGGCCACGTCGGACTAATTAATGGTGGTAATGCCTGTAATATTTTAGCCGACAGCTGCGAATTTCACTGGGATCTACGTACTCTTCCTCAAGATAATTATCATGATTTTTTGAAGGTTCTGGATCATAAAATTGACCAGATAATCAAGCAGGCAGACAACATTGTACCGGGATCTCGCATCGAATACCGCGAGGACTACGGGGTACCAGGCCTGATCGATAATATTGATAGTGATGCTGAGTTGCTAGCGTGTAGGCTTAGTGAAATAAGTCAACCAAATGTTGCTTCTTTTAGTTCAGAAGCAGGGGTCTTTCAGAGTGCAGGCCTATCCTGTGCGCTATTGGGACCTGGTTCCATAGAGCAGGCACATATTGCTGATGAATTTATAGAAATAGAGCAGCTTAGCGCCTGCGAAGCATTATTGGGCCGATTGATTATCGAGCAATGCCAAAACGATTCTGACTAA